One genomic region from Quercus robur chromosome 4, dhQueRobu3.1, whole genome shotgun sequence encodes:
- the LOC126721078 gene encoding wall-associated receptor kinase-like 8 isoform X1, producing the protein MAVTFVMRITFLLLLAVAYGLAEGAPPMAKPNCRDRCGNVSIPYPFGIGSSCFMHETYEIVCNGSGAFLPSIHVEVLEIRIIDPYNTGDSSEPGLIRVKMPIISSSNCINQSSAASDARVNFSGTPFFFSSYRNKFVSVGCDNLATITGLDSMLVVGCKTDCSNKKLKGNCSGFDCCQTTVPDGIQLLNVTFSNTSSCKRAFLAETQWLNKTDPSASNHVLNLDYVPVVLEWTVLNFTNDYDFEALYNRRHIYWDYTRYDVKYYYCRYGYEGNPYLNMGCQDINECEDEKQKYPRCANNFECENTKGSYNCNKRKSPLKIAILVISPSFGVLFLLLVIWRLYKVIKKRNKIKLKQKFFKRNGGLLLQQQLSSNENNVQKAKLFNSKELEIATDRFNENRILGKGGQGTVYKGMLIDGRIVAIKKCNTVDEGNIEQFVNEIIILSQINHRNVVKLLGCCLETEVPLLVYEFISNGTLFQYLHEENEDFPLLTWEMRLRIATEIAGALSYLHSAASLPIYHRDIKSSNILIDDKYRAKVADFGTSRSVAIDQTHVTTLVYGTFGYLDPEYFQTSQFTDKSDVYSFGVVLIELLTGEKPVSSTRSAESRNLSTYFVHSLKENCLFDILDTQVRKVCNKDEVIAIANLAKRCLHLNGKKRPTMLEIMMELEGVQKVSHVQTNFDELEYVRNEEMGPQNDVSISASSCLELGSTSSSDALPLLSFKSI; encoded by the exons CTATGGCAAAACCCAATTGTCGTGATAGATGTGGAAATGTTTCGATTCCATATCCGTTTGGAATCGGAAGCAGTTGCTTCATGCACGAGACGTATGAAATTGTTTGCAATGGAAGTGGAGCCTTCTTACCCAGCATTCACGTGGaggtactggaaatcagaattaTTGATCCTTATAATACTGGTGATTCTTCTGAGCCCGGACTCATTCGAGTCAAGATGCCTATTATTTCTTCTTCAAACTGCATAAATCAGAGTTCGGCGGCGAGTGATGCACGGGTGAACTTCTCCGGAACTCCATTTTTCTTCTCGTCATATCGGAATAAATTCGTTTCGGTTGGTTGCGACAACTTGGCCACAATTACTGGTCTGGATTCTATGCTGGTGGTTGGTTGCAAGACGGATTGCAGTAATAAAAAGTTGAAAGGTAATTGCTCAGGGTTCGACTGCTGCCAGACCACAGTCCCTGATGGGATTCAGCTACTTAATGTTACTTTCTCAAACACGAGTAGTTGCAAACGTGCCTTCCTAGCAGAGACACAATGGTTAAATAAGACAGATCCCTCTGCCTCTAACCATGTTCTGAATTTGGATTACGTTCCTGTGGTGCTGGAGTGGACTGTATTAAACTTCACTAATGACTATGATTTTGAGGCGTTGTATAACAGACGGCATATATATTGGGATTATACAAGATACGACGTCAAGTATTATTATTGCCGTTATGGATACGAAGGAAATCCTTATCTTAACATGGGATGTCAAG ATATAAATGAATGCGAAGACGAAAAGCAAAAGTATCCCAGATGTGCCAACAATTTTGAGTGTGAGAATACAAAAGGCAGTTACAATTGCAACAAGCGAAAGTCTCCATTGAAGATAGCCATTCTAG TTATTTCTCCAAGCTTTGGGGTACTGTTTCTACTCCTTGTTATTTGGAGGTTATACAAAGtgataaagaaaagaaacaaaatcaagcttaagcaaaaattcttcaaaaggAATGGTGGTTTGTTATTACAACAACAATTATCTTCAAATGAAAACAACGTTCAGAAGGCAAAATTATTCAATTCAAAGGAGTTGGAAATTGCAACTGATCGTTTTAATGAAAATAGAATACTTGGTAAGGGTGGACAAGGTACAGTTTATAAAGGAATGTTAATTGATGGAAGAATTGTGGCAATTAAAAAGTGCAATACAGTGGATGAGGGAAATATTGAACAATTCGTTAATGAGATTATCATTCTTTCACAAATCAATCATAGAAATGTGGTTAAACTACTCGGGTGTTGTCTTGAGACAGAAGTTCCTTTGTTAGTTTATGAATTCATTTCCAATGGCACACTTTTTCAGTATCTCCAcgaagaaaatgaagattttCCATTGCTAACATGGGAGATGCGCTTAAGAATTGCCACAGAAATTGCGGGAGCTCTATCATACTTACACTCTGCAGCTTCACTGCCCATTTACCATCGAGACATAAAATCTTCAAACATACTCATTGATGACAAATATAGAGCAAAAGTAGCAGATTTCGGCACTTCAAGATCAGTGGCCATTGACCAAACTCATGTAACCACACTAGTATATGGTACTTTTGGCTACTTGGATCCAGAATACTTTCAAACAAGTCAATTTACAGACAAAAGTGATGTTTATAGTTTCGGAGTGGTCCTTATTGAGCTTTTAACAGGAGAAAAACCAGTTTCTTCGACAAGATCAGCAGAAAGTCGGAATCTATCTACGTATTTTGTTCATTCATTAAAAGAGAACTGTCTCTTTGATATACTTGATACTCAAGTACGCAAGGTTTGTAATAAAGATGAAGTCATCGCAATTGCTAACCTTGCAAAAAGATGTTTGCACTTGAATGGAAAGAAACGACCTACCATGTTAGAGATCATGATGGAATTAGAGGGAGTTCAAAAAGTTTCTCATGTTCAAACAAATTTTGATGAACTTGAATATGTTAGAAATGAAGAAATGGGGCCACAGAATGACGtttcaatttcagcaagttCATGTTTAGAATTAGGTTCAACTTCATCATCAGACGCCCTACCACTTTTATCCTTTAAATCAATTTGA
- the LOC126721078 gene encoding wall-associated receptor kinase-like 8 isoform X2, whose amino-acid sequence MAKPNCRDRCGNVSIPYPFGIGSSCFMHETYEIVCNGSGAFLPSIHVEVLEIRIIDPYNTGDSSEPGLIRVKMPIISSSNCINQSSAASDARVNFSGTPFFFSSYRNKFVSVGCDNLATITGLDSMLVVGCKTDCSNKKLKGNCSGFDCCQTTVPDGIQLLNVTFSNTSSCKRAFLAETQWLNKTDPSASNHVLNLDYVPVVLEWTVLNFTNDYDFEALYNRRHIYWDYTRYDVKYYYCRYGYEGNPYLNMGCQDINECEDEKQKYPRCANNFECENTKGSYNCNKRKSPLKIAILVISPSFGVLFLLLVIWRLYKVIKKRNKIKLKQKFFKRNGGLLLQQQLSSNENNVQKAKLFNSKELEIATDRFNENRILGKGGQGTVYKGMLIDGRIVAIKKCNTVDEGNIEQFVNEIIILSQINHRNVVKLLGCCLETEVPLLVYEFISNGTLFQYLHEENEDFPLLTWEMRLRIATEIAGALSYLHSAASLPIYHRDIKSSNILIDDKYRAKVADFGTSRSVAIDQTHVTTLVYGTFGYLDPEYFQTSQFTDKSDVYSFGVVLIELLTGEKPVSSTRSAESRNLSTYFVHSLKENCLFDILDTQVRKVCNKDEVIAIANLAKRCLHLNGKKRPTMLEIMMELEGVQKVSHVQTNFDELEYVRNEEMGPQNDVSISASSCLELGSTSSSDALPLLSFKSI is encoded by the exons ATGGCAAAACCCAATTGTCGTGATAGATGTGGAAATGTTTCGATTCCATATCCGTTTGGAATCGGAAGCAGTTGCTTCATGCACGAGACGTATGAAATTGTTTGCAATGGAAGTGGAGCCTTCTTACCCAGCATTCACGTGGaggtactggaaatcagaattaTTGATCCTTATAATACTGGTGATTCTTCTGAGCCCGGACTCATTCGAGTCAAGATGCCTATTATTTCTTCTTCAAACTGCATAAATCAGAGTTCGGCGGCGAGTGATGCACGGGTGAACTTCTCCGGAACTCCATTTTTCTTCTCGTCATATCGGAATAAATTCGTTTCGGTTGGTTGCGACAACTTGGCCACAATTACTGGTCTGGATTCTATGCTGGTGGTTGGTTGCAAGACGGATTGCAGTAATAAAAAGTTGAAAGGTAATTGCTCAGGGTTCGACTGCTGCCAGACCACAGTCCCTGATGGGATTCAGCTACTTAATGTTACTTTCTCAAACACGAGTAGTTGCAAACGTGCCTTCCTAGCAGAGACACAATGGTTAAATAAGACAGATCCCTCTGCCTCTAACCATGTTCTGAATTTGGATTACGTTCCTGTGGTGCTGGAGTGGACTGTATTAAACTTCACTAATGACTATGATTTTGAGGCGTTGTATAACAGACGGCATATATATTGGGATTATACAAGATACGACGTCAAGTATTATTATTGCCGTTATGGATACGAAGGAAATCCTTATCTTAACATGGGATGTCAAG ATATAAATGAATGCGAAGACGAAAAGCAAAAGTATCCCAGATGTGCCAACAATTTTGAGTGTGAGAATACAAAAGGCAGTTACAATTGCAACAAGCGAAAGTCTCCATTGAAGATAGCCATTCTAG TTATTTCTCCAAGCTTTGGGGTACTGTTTCTACTCCTTGTTATTTGGAGGTTATACAAAGtgataaagaaaagaaacaaaatcaagcttaagcaaaaattcttcaaaaggAATGGTGGTTTGTTATTACAACAACAATTATCTTCAAATGAAAACAACGTTCAGAAGGCAAAATTATTCAATTCAAAGGAGTTGGAAATTGCAACTGATCGTTTTAATGAAAATAGAATACTTGGTAAGGGTGGACAAGGTACAGTTTATAAAGGAATGTTAATTGATGGAAGAATTGTGGCAATTAAAAAGTGCAATACAGTGGATGAGGGAAATATTGAACAATTCGTTAATGAGATTATCATTCTTTCACAAATCAATCATAGAAATGTGGTTAAACTACTCGGGTGTTGTCTTGAGACAGAAGTTCCTTTGTTAGTTTATGAATTCATTTCCAATGGCACACTTTTTCAGTATCTCCAcgaagaaaatgaagattttCCATTGCTAACATGGGAGATGCGCTTAAGAATTGCCACAGAAATTGCGGGAGCTCTATCATACTTACACTCTGCAGCTTCACTGCCCATTTACCATCGAGACATAAAATCTTCAAACATACTCATTGATGACAAATATAGAGCAAAAGTAGCAGATTTCGGCACTTCAAGATCAGTGGCCATTGACCAAACTCATGTAACCACACTAGTATATGGTACTTTTGGCTACTTGGATCCAGAATACTTTCAAACAAGTCAATTTACAGACAAAAGTGATGTTTATAGTTTCGGAGTGGTCCTTATTGAGCTTTTAACAGGAGAAAAACCAGTTTCTTCGACAAGATCAGCAGAAAGTCGGAATCTATCTACGTATTTTGTTCATTCATTAAAAGAGAACTGTCTCTTTGATATACTTGATACTCAAGTACGCAAGGTTTGTAATAAAGATGAAGTCATCGCAATTGCTAACCTTGCAAAAAGATGTTTGCACTTGAATGGAAAGAAACGACCTACCATGTTAGAGATCATGATGGAATTAGAGGGAGTTCAAAAAGTTTCTCATGTTCAAACAAATTTTGATGAACTTGAATATGTTAGAAATGAAGAAATGGGGCCACAGAATGACGtttcaatttcagcaagttCATGTTTAGAATTAGGTTCAACTTCATCATCAGACGCCCTACCACTTTTATCCTTTAAATCAATTTGA